GCGCAATGATCATTGTACATTTAACATGGACATTTTAAGTTTAAATGTTATTGACTTTCTGCAATCGGTGATAATTCTGGATATATGATGACTGTTATTGCCTATATTTTGGGACATCCAGatcatgaaaatattttttcaacttagtGTGCGAAAAGCGATTCATGGATTGGACGTGCAGTATAAGAAGTAATTTATTTCGCTCACTGCGTGTGCAAAATAACTCTTTCCCGCACCGAGGGTGCGAAGTAATTACTTCACGCACTGTATGTACAAAATGATTTACCTCGTACACTGTTGATAGCAAATTTGGTAcactaattgaaaaaaaatagtatacgatatgtatgcatgtatgtgtatCGTTATGTATTATTTTGAACATATCGTATAGCAGTAGTTTATTTTCCTTCATAGTTCTGGACGTTAGCTCATCTCACATTGTAGATCTACCTACAGTCTCAAAGAAGATTTCTTTATTAGTTAAATCTAATTGTATTTTATAGTTATATTGGCAACTTATAGAGCTTTGATTGAGTAGGCATATTTTGGGATATCACATACTTGTcttgatttttcatccaactttaattcaaatttatgcTGCCGTATTCCTGGAATTCGGTGCGCAATAATTTGAGTGGACATGCGCACAAGCGCACACACAAATACATGATACATGTTGGAaaatgttcgaaaatggtTGTGTGAGTGAAAAAGCGTGTTTCCAAGTCAAggagaattgtttttgaagTGACATTTTTCACAATGAAATATACAATGCGCGCTTCATTTTAgaaacgtgataaaaaaatgcgtCTCTTTCTACTTTTAGAGACACAGTTGGCGTTAAATTGCTGAAGCAAATGGGTTGGAAGCCCGGCCAGGGTGTTGGTCCTCGTTTgtcagagaaagagaaaaccaAGATCAAACAGCGCAATGACAAAACTAGGCTACATGGGTGCTCATTACCTCCTACACAAGAACAGGCGATGGAAATTGATTCTGGTGGGTCGGATGACGAAGATAGTAACATCACTTTTGCCCCTGATGACTATGAGCCATTCAGGTAAAATATTAAActaagaaaatataaaaaataaagatcaGGGTTACAATTCGAACTTTTTCGAGTCGTATTGTTGTACCAAGTAGGTTATCGGTTTTTATGACTGTattcaaatataattttataaacttgGGTTTATTACAATGAATTACATATGACATGAAACATAATTAAAGGTAAGGTCTTGCAATCGGAAGCTAAGATATTGAtggaatttaataattttgattgGATCAACAGGGTTCGTACGCAcagggaaaacctggaaaactGGGAAAACTCAGGGAGTTTCTCACAgcagggaaaagtcagggaatttcgaaaataagactggaattttaagtttcttgaagaaataaactcgttcttatacgtacattacttgatatcaaacctcgtttcgtttttttcttactgaAAATCGCTGGttgttgtttgtaaattagtaGTCGGACAGTAAATTAATTACTAGGTAATATTGAAAGTATTAGTAttaatatgcaaaaaaattatcattaatcAGCGGCATATTTCTTGGAAGGTTACTGAACAAATCCTATTTTCAGGCTGGAACCcctggaaaagtcagggaatttcgggTTCCAAAAAGCGTACGAACCCTGATCAATAACGTCGTTAGTAATTTTGTTACTAAAATACCTGCACTGAAATTGTGTAGATTGCGAAGAGTCTTAGACTTAACTTTTATATCATGTATCTATCTTATATTAGATTTGCATTCCAATTTTATCTGATTCTATGCAgttattttgttgttttgaattttggcCATgggaaattctgaaaaatgatAGAAAACTTGAGGAATTTTTGAAGTAATAATTAAACCATGCTCAAAAAATCTTAAACCAAAATTacataataattgaaacacaGTTGTATTGTTAtgattaattttgtttttatgttCAGATGTTTGTCATTTTGTAATCGGAGATGTTGATTTCAAAAGTTGCACTGCATATTGCTTGTGAAGACTCAATTTTCCAACTGGATTTTATCTGATTGAGCGaagttatttcaaatttagaaACTTGAAACAAATGCTTTTTTGTTCAGGTGACACCCGTTGGTAGTTTCAAGTTATTTCTTTCCTGTCATCTTctaatcattattataatgGAATGCAGGTCACCAAATATATGCTAActattcgaaaatttcattacaaatatcctggaatttaaaaaaagaagccCAATTCAATGCTCTGAGGACTGTGATCACCTTATCTAAgtgtttaacaaaaaaaatttttaaacagatGTAACCCGAAGGACAATTTCTTTGGTATTGGCTACACCGGACTTGAGAAACGATCGATACTGTCACAGCATATCAGTCTATTTGAACCATCTTCCTTTCAactgcaagaaaaaaataagaaattgtcTATACGTGGTCAAGCTTTTGGAGTTGGTGCATTTGAAGTAGAAGATGAGGACATTTATTCTAAAGAAGACATGTCTCAGTACGATTTCAGCTTGGAGCCAAAGAACCGGCAGAAATCGAGATGGACGCACGAAAAGCCTACGACGTCTCAAACTAAATGTATTGAGGGATTTGTACCTGCAAAAAGTCGTTTTGAAGCTAGAAAAACGTTCAAGGTACCAGAGCCACCAAAAGACTTCAAACCTGTGCATATAATTAGGAAAAGCAGATTCGAACCGTCTATTCAATCAACAAGCCTGGAAAATGCGAGACGCAAAGGCCTTGGTCGACACGATTTAAGGGCAGAGGATAGGGCGAGAATAATCAATGACCCAAATCCCATCGCGTTAGTTTTATCCAGCAAAGTCGAAAGTGGGTCCGCAAACGAAAAAAACCTTTCAAACAGTTCCTTGCTTTCTTGTGGAGTTGACAAGCAACTAATTCAACCTGTTTCAGAGTTCGCTCAGAATGAGAAATGTTCTAATCAAGAGCAATCGCCAAGAAAACCCTCTGTAATTTCAAACATAATTACAAAAACGTTGAACCTGCATGGCAAGGAACAAGTGGCCCAAAATCTTGAACGACCTGCGAACAACGTCGGAATTAATCACAGAGATACAAAACTGGGCGATGCAGTTTCAACCACagcaaagaaaaattcttggCTGGATATGTTGAATGCCAAAAGTTTTGTCAAAGGTGGTACTGAAAATTTGGCTCTAATTAAAGAACCGAATATAAAATATGGCAAGGATGCTCAAGTCGAAAAACTCTGCACGAACCTCAGAAATGAAGCGGAGGACAAACAAATATCAGCTGATTCTAAGAGCTCGGTCTTCAAGCCATTTGCTGCAGATCTTGATAAGCAGAAGCGTTACGAAAagtttttagattttttgaaaGAGGGAGAAAAGAACAGACTGACTGATATACAACCATTGTCGATGACCGAATGGGAGAGAGACCATGAAAGAGTGGAATTTGATCAAGCTGCGCGACTTTATAAACCATTGACAGGAAGCATGAGCGATAGATTTGTGAGCGGAAAGCATCAGGATGGTTTAAATCCATTGGTCGCGGTGGACTTAGGCAAAGATACCGACGTTCAGCTCAGAGAGATGGctgcaaaaaaaatgtttggaaaATTCACGAGGCAAAGAACTGAGTGGCGGCCTGCAAGCATTCTTTGCAAAAGGTTCAACATAGCTGAGCCTGCAACTGGTTGCGCCAAACCggaaacggagaaaaaaagcacGTTTTCCATTTTCGACTATCTGGAAGAATCGTTGCACAATAGTTCAACATTTCAAAGCGTAAGTGACGTTGCTGGTAAGATAAAATCGGAGAATCTCAGCAGCGGATCTAATTTAGAAGATTCTAGAACAGGCTGTCTAGAATCGTATCAATCTGTGAAATCTATGAACAATTCCGCTATGGTTGTGTGTGATAATATGGACAAGAATAAAACTTCCGCAAAGGAACGCAACTTCGAAGCTAAATACGAGCGAATTTTTGGCAGAAATGTAAATCGTTCTGCAGTAGTTGGCCAAGATAACAGCATCGATCTTTCTTTGAATGTGCAGAGTGATGAGCAACCTGCGGTATGTTTGCCGTGCATTGAATCAAACTCAGATTTTGACCAAGGCAGAAATTTTGCAGGATCATGTAGTTCATCTGAAAGAATGGGTCAGGTTATTAATGTCGTAGATAAAGATACGGAGAAGAAGGATCTTTTCAAGGCAATTTTTGTAAGCAGCAGCGAGGATTCAGATTccgagagagaagaagaacaGGATGACGAGAAGTTCAAGTCAGTTCTGATTGGCAAGAATCCTGGGGAGTTGAATGTGCAGAGAAATACGTCACCTCCTAGAGGAATATTCGCTAATTTGGATTTAGACAGCTTAAATGACGTGGgcgtgaaaaataagaaggtTAATTTCATTGAACATAAAAGTTCAACTATCGTTTGCAGAGGTGAGATGTCTGGAGCTTCGTGTCTTAATCAAAGCAGCAGTAACTCTGATAATACGACTACAGAAAATATGACGAACTGCGAAACTTCTGCTGAGGGGACAGCAGAGTTAAGTTCTAAAATACTCCCAGATATGTATGGCCCAGTTCTTCCGGCTAGGCcacgaaaaaatttgaatgatgTCCAGTCAGATACAAACAGTCAAGTGCTGATTCAAAAACATATATTCAAAAGTGTTGTAGTTCCGGTAACAAAACCTGCGATTGTTGAACAAGGTGAATGgattgaaaagaagaaaagtaaaaaatccaaaaaagataaaaaaaaacacaagcaCAAAGAACACAAAAAGcataaacataaaaaaaataaatcgtaatATATCAATAACTTTGTGGATATTCAAAACTCATgtgttatatttatttttgttaaataaactgTGGCCTAGAGCACGTCGAGTGTTATAGGTCCTCTAGTATACTATTATATCTCAAAAAGTTCTAGAAGGATGTATGCCGAAAATGATCTATTCTTTGTCAGTTGATgattacgtattttttttgaaacaataaTCTTACGGaaagcaaatttttcactaAAATCGAGTTTTTGTTTCATGGAAAACCAtagaaaagtaaattttttacatatatttGACAAGGAAAACCAACAATTTTCGGGAATTTTTTGTATAACggaaagttgaaatttcttgGAATTTGCTGACTTTGAAAGTTTATCTGGCAATTGTTTCCTCAAGtatactttttaaaaatatttggcattagccgaaaaaaaattccctagtTTTCTATTCTgtgaaaaacgcgtaaaaaataccaaaaatgatcaaaactGTTACTGCAGCCTAATCTGTagtttgttaataaaaaaatttgggtcAAAGAATTTCGTTTTCACATTCTAGGTAACACTCCGTAAAAACTTGCATAAAAACTGTAAAATGGGgtgtttaaataattatttgaaattgtcggattgactttgaaaattcgtaatttatatattgaatgaattttcCCGAGTTGAACTATTCGACCCAAAATTCAATGTAAAACCGGCTACGGAAGtacgaagaaatttgaattttcgaaaaacttttattctTTCTGAAAATTTCCTACACCATTTTCGAATTcatcatattttttgtttagtCTTGTCAACTCTGAACATTTTTTCGTGAAGtaagaatgaaaaagttttacgAGGGTTTCTTTTTCCGATTATGTAAAACTCGAAAATTTCCACTTATAGTGTTATTCAATTTTGCATTACCTGAATTTTGGGTATCAGGGGTACACACAAACATAATGAAACAAATATCTTGTGAAATTGAGTTGCAAATTTTGGAACTACCAAATTGTATTAGAGATTGTCGGGCAAAACCTAGAGTTGGTtgttttaatcaaaattaccCCCTAAATAAAACGTAAAACTGACAGGCTTTACTATATCGACGAGTCCTATGGAAGCAGACGTATTTCAGCGAGCCGGATGGAGAAAACTTAATTCGCTGGGCAATCTAGAACATACatatttcgaaagatgttACAATAAGAATATACGACTAATTTAGAGTTCTATACACAACTTGTAGAATCTTTTACCGTTCTACATTGTCCGGCGAAATACGGCCGTTGCATCCCGGACTATCTATGCCGGAATACGTCTGTTTTCATAGGACCATCCGatatgtttattatacatgtgagagcctgatgaaattctaaaatgaactgaatttttttgaagagATAACTAAAGTATGATATCTTTAACTTTTCAAACGGAACGTTGAAATTAATGGTCTTAGTTTCGAAATCAATTGTTTCGATTACCAAAGTGCGACTAATAAGAGCGTTGACTTAGAGTAAAAGTGGTAGCATTGATTATAATGATAACAAACAAAGGTTTCTCTCTGGTTTGTTTGCTGTTTTATCTCGAGAGTGCGTTGCTATAAAATTGTGTTACCAACACAATGTGTGGAGGAAAACTCAAAAGTTCTACGAATATTTGGTTacttatattcttcagtgaacgccCAGCTCTTTGACTACAGGGTGTTTCATTTTAATCTCCCCAGGTCAATATTCTGGAAACGGAAACAGATACAAAAACAATCTCTGAGGATATTGAGGGGGAAAGAAGATAGTCAAAGCGGTTTTGTCCTAAGTGTCACGGCCGAGGACGGCCGAAGGTcaactcgtttttttttaatggaatcatgtattttttttttacataatctTAATGAACGTTGAATTCTACGTAAAAAAACACTGAGACCTAAAACTGTACGATCACGAGATACGAGGCGTTTTCGGCTACATCTCGAAGGTACCCCCGTTCGCAGCGATACAAAGTTGTAGTCTTCGCGGAAACGCTTCTATTGTTTTTCGAAGCACTTCGGCAGTGATGTTTCGCCTTTGATGTAATGTTTATCTTGTTCATCTTATTTTTAATCTTGAGTCCCTTCCCCCTTAGGCCAGGCGGTAAGGCGataaaatcattcaaaatcggaaaaaaatgttggcaaaagttttattattttaaatggTTCATTAGGGTGCGATTAGCAAGAATCAGTCTTTGTGAGGCTCCATGCAAAGGTACAAATTCTTGGTTTTTCGGTAATATCTCGTTTTCCCTTGGTCGTTGGGCCACAAGGGTCCTATATGAAATTAACGGTGACAAAATTCTCTACGAAATAGTTCctcatcattttttcatgagACTTGTAGTTTCGAAGCAGTAGCCGTGCGAAGTTATGCAATTTTTGACAAATGCAGTAAATATCGATTCTTGCTTACCAAATTCCACTCTTTTCTCTTTCAGGTGACTTGACAATATGAAAAAGCACATATTGCAGAAGTTTTCATTAAAAGGTGTAGAATTTtggttaaaattataaatagttttatttattgtgGCTTTCATTGAACATATTCCTGCCGCAGGTCAGAGATATCAATTTAATCATCTTCTTTTTGACATAGTACGACATTCTCGGGTGAAAGGTTGGTGTACGGTTCGTCCTGAGTTGGTATTTTACCGGAAGTCAATGGTTCAGCAGTGGTTTCCCTTTCTTCAATCCTACCCTCGTTGACGATTAAGGATGTCTCGCTCACAGAATCGGTCATATAAATCT
The sequence above is drawn from the Neodiprion pinetum isolate iyNeoPine1 chromosome 2, iyNeoPine1.2, whole genome shotgun sequence genome and encodes:
- the LOC124211832 gene encoding G patch domain-containing protein 1 homolog codes for the protein MLDSDDENYVIFGTPLDPLDEDNFPRKKPMTIEDQYACDEQGRRRFHGAFTGGFSAGYFNTVGTRDGWRPQQFKSSRSSKAESKAQRPQDFMDDEDMGQFGIAPTAIRTTDDYADHENKGTKRERTKFSGDGPIPGTPVLQEILKPVKDTVGVKLLKQMGWKPGQGVGPRLSEKEKTKIKQRNDKTRLHGCSLPPTQEQAMEIDSGGSDDEDSNITFAPDDYEPFRCNPKDNFFGIGYTGLEKRSILSQHISLFEPSSFQLQEKNKKLSIRGQAFGVGAFEVEDEDIYSKEDMSQYDFSLEPKNRQKSRWTHEKPTTSQTKCIEGFVPAKSRFEARKTFKVPEPPKDFKPVHIIRKSRFEPSIQSTSLENARRKGLGRHDLRAEDRARIINDPNPIALVLSSKVESGSANEKNLSNSSLLSCGVDKQLIQPVSEFAQNEKCSNQEQSPRKPSVISNIITKTLNLHGKEQVAQNLERPANNVGINHRDTKLGDAVSTTAKKNSWLDMLNAKSFVKGGTENLALIKEPNIKYGKDAQVEKLCTNLRNEAEDKQISADSKSSVFKPFAADLDKQKRYEKFLDFLKEGEKNRLTDIQPLSMTEWERDHERVEFDQAARLYKPLTGSMSDRFVSGKHQDGLNPLVAVDLGKDTDVQLREMAAKKMFGKFTRQRTEWRPASILCKRFNIAEPATGCAKPETEKKSTFSIFDYLEESLHNSSTFQSVSDVAGKIKSENLSSGSNLEDSRTGCLESYQSVKSMNNSAMVVCDNMDKNKTSAKERNFEAKYERIFGRNVNRSAVVGQDNSIDLSLNVQSDEQPAVCLPCIESNSDFDQGRNFAGSCSSSERMGQVINVVDKDTEKKDLFKAIFVSSSEDSDSEREEEQDDEKFKSVLIGKNPGELNVQRNTSPPRGIFANLDLDSLNDVGVKNKKVNFIEHKSSTIVCRGEMSGASCLNQSSSNSDNTTTENMTNCETSAEGTAELSSKILPDMYGPVLPARPRKNLNDVQSDTNSQVLIQKHIFKSVVVPVTKPAIVEQGEWIEKKKSKKSKKDKKKHKHKEHKKHKHKKNKS